The following coding sequences lie in one Streptomyces xiamenensis genomic window:
- a CDS encoding AEC family transporter, with the protein MGGVITGFAIIASVIGTGYLLGWRGSLGENGREVLTKLAFYVATPALLFTTLAGADLGVIFSTPLLVTAISTCAVAAVFIALGAIRGWGVGRTTIGALCSSYVNAGNLGIPIAVYVLNDATLVAPVLLFQQLIVMPVALTVLDLSGGGSAGTPVWQRVLTPFRNPVVISALAGVAVAGSGWTVPEQLLEPAVLIGNMAVPAVLLAFGISLHGSSLPGQGDDRWPMLLSVALKSVGMPVVAWAVAAGVFGLGATDVFHVVVTSALPAAQNLFTYASRYQVGVRLARESILLSTVLAIPVLVVVAALLG; encoded by the coding sequence ATGGGTGGTGTGATCACAGGGTTCGCGATCATCGCCAGCGTGATCGGCACCGGCTATCTGCTCGGATGGCGGGGATCGCTCGGCGAGAACGGGCGGGAGGTCCTCACCAAGCTCGCCTTCTACGTCGCCACCCCCGCGCTGCTGTTCACCACCCTCGCCGGCGCCGATCTGGGCGTCATCTTCTCCACCCCGCTGCTGGTCACCGCCATCTCGACGTGCGCGGTCGCGGCCGTCTTCATCGCGCTCGGCGCGATACGCGGCTGGGGGGTGGGCCGCACCACCATCGGCGCGCTGTGCTCCAGCTACGTGAACGCGGGCAACCTCGGCATCCCCATCGCGGTGTACGTGCTGAACGACGCCACCCTGGTCGCGCCGGTGCTGCTCTTCCAGCAGCTCATCGTCATGCCGGTGGCGCTGACCGTGCTCGACCTGTCGGGCGGGGGCAGCGCGGGCACCCCGGTGTGGCAGCGGGTGCTGACCCCGTTCCGCAACCCCGTGGTGATCAGCGCGCTCGCCGGCGTCGCGGTGGCGGGCTCCGGCTGGACGGTGCCCGAGCAGCTGCTGGAGCCCGCGGTGCTCATCGGCAACATGGCGGTGCCCGCCGTGCTGCTGGCGTTCGGGATCTCGCTGCACGGCAGCAGCCTGCCGGGGCAGGGGGACGACCGCTGGCCGATGCTGCTGTCCGTCGCCCTGAAGTCGGTGGGCATGCCGGTGGTGGCCTGGGCGGTGGCCGCCGGGGTCTTCGGGCTCGGGGCCACCGATGTCTTCCACGTCGTGGTGACCTCCGCGCTGCCGGCCGCGCAGAACCTGTTCACCTACGCCTCCCGCTACCAGGTGGGGGTGCGGCTGGCCCGGGAGTCGATCCTGCTGTCGACGGTGCTGGCCATCCCGGTGCTGGTGGTCGTGGCCGCCCTGCTGGGCTGA
- a CDS encoding M28 family peptidase — MRTIIAPLAVLPLLLGLAPETPRAAEAPGPGDHLAEVLAERTTAEGALRHLTALQRIADASGGHREAGSTGHERSARYATALLEAAGYRVSHQPFTFSHRETTAERLTLTGDGERAVPVRALTYTANTPPGGLTAPLAVAGGEGCAPGDFAGDTYRGRIALIARGTCTFAEKAAHAAAAGAVAALVHDNVPGDTPFTGSLSDPDAGVIPVGGLTLADGRELAAADGATVHLELEQLAEERETFNVIAESRGGDPDRVVMAGAHLDSVREGPGINDNGSGTAGVLETALRLAEHHRGGGATVRFALWSAEEWGLLGSRHYVAGLSGAERDTISVYLNFDMIASPNHALFVYDGSEGPAGSAAVTEHLVTSLAEQGLTAELTPFGSRSDHAPFVEAGIAAGGLFTGAEGLKTEAQARLWGGTAGEPYDPCYHSVCDDLGNIGHEALAANIRVIARTVGRAVWHPEALTTAP; from the coding sequence ATGCGTACGATCATCGCGCCGCTGGCCGTCCTCCCCCTCCTGCTCGGGCTCGCCCCCGAAACCCCCCGGGCCGCCGAGGCCCCCGGCCCCGGCGACCACCTCGCCGAGGTCCTCGCCGAGCGGACCACCGCCGAGGGCGCCCTGCGCCATCTGACCGCCCTCCAGCGGATCGCCGACGCCTCCGGCGGACACCGCGAGGCCGGCAGCACGGGCCACGAGCGCTCGGCGCGCTACGCCACCGCGCTGCTGGAGGCGGCCGGCTACCGGGTCAGCCACCAGCCCTTCACCTTCTCCCACCGGGAGACCACCGCCGAACGCCTCACCCTCACCGGCGACGGGGAGCGCGCCGTCCCCGTGCGGGCCCTCACGTACACCGCGAACACCCCGCCCGGCGGGCTGACGGCCCCGCTCGCCGTCGCCGGGGGCGAGGGCTGCGCGCCCGGCGACTTCGCGGGCGACACGTACCGGGGCCGGATCGCCCTGATCGCCCGCGGCACCTGCACCTTCGCCGAGAAGGCCGCCCACGCGGCGGCGGCGGGCGCGGTGGCCGCCCTCGTCCACGACAACGTCCCCGGCGACACCCCCTTCACCGGCAGCCTCAGCGACCCGGACGCCGGGGTGATCCCGGTCGGCGGCCTCACCCTGGCGGACGGCCGCGAGCTGGCGGCGGCGGACGGGGCGACCGTCCACCTGGAGCTGGAACAGCTCGCCGAGGAGCGCGAGACCTTCAACGTCATCGCCGAGAGCCGGGGCGGCGACCCCGACCGGGTGGTGATGGCGGGCGCCCACCTGGACTCGGTGCGCGAGGGCCCCGGCATCAACGACAACGGCTCCGGCACGGCCGGCGTCCTGGAGACCGCCCTGCGGCTGGCCGAGCACCACCGCGGCGGCGGCGCCACCGTACGGTTCGCGCTGTGGTCCGCGGAGGAGTGGGGGCTGCTCGGCTCCCGCCACTACGTGGCCGGGCTCAGCGGCGCCGAGCGGGACACGATCTCCGTCTATCTGAACTTCGACATGATCGCCTCCCCCAACCACGCCCTGTTCGTCTACGACGGGAGCGAGGGGCCGGCCGGCTCGGCCGCGGTCACGGAGCACCTGGTGACGTCCCTCGCCGAGCAGGGCCTGACCGCCGAACTCACGCCGTTCGGCAGCCGCAGCGACCACGCCCCCTTCGTCGAGGCGGGCATCGCGGCCGGCGGCCTGTTCACCGGCGCCGAGGGCCTGAAGACCGAGGCCCAGGCCCGGCTGTGGGGCGGCACCGCGGGCGAACCGTACGATCCCTGCTACCACTCCGTCTGTGACGACCTCGGCAATATCGGCCACGAGGCGCTGGCCGCGAACATCCGCGTGATCGCGCGGACGGTCGGTCGTGCCGTGTGGCACCCGGAAGCGCTCACCACCGCCCCCTGA
- a CDS encoding type II toxin-antitoxin system VapB family antitoxin → MIFKRIGTGRPYPDHGRENTRQWADVAPRPVRLDQLITTKGQLDLETLLAEDSTFYGDLFAHVVKWQGDLYLEDGLHRAVRAALQQRQVLHARVLEMDHPL, encoded by the coding sequence GTGATCTTCAAGCGCATCGGAACCGGCCGGCCATACCCTGACCACGGCCGGGAGAACACGCGGCAGTGGGCGGACGTCGCCCCTCGCCCCGTGCGCCTGGACCAGCTGATCACCACCAAGGGCCAGCTGGACCTGGAAACGCTGCTCGCCGAGGACTCCACCTTCTACGGCGACCTCTTCGCCCATGTCGTGAAGTGGCAGGGCGACCTCTATCTGGAGGACGGCCTGCACCGGGCGGTCCGCGCCGCGCTCCAGCAGCGCCAGGTCCTGCACGCCCGGGTCCTGGAGATGGACCACCCGCTGTGA